A genomic region of Chryseobacterium sp. KACC 21268 contains the following coding sequences:
- a CDS encoding adenylate kinase, whose product MINIVLFGPPGSGKGTQAQHLIEKFNLKQISTGDLFRFNMKNDTELGKLAKSYIDKGQLVPDQVTIDMLIDELRKPTETNGFIFDGFPRTAVQTEALETIVKEELNSEISICLSLIVDDAVLVERLLKRGETSGRTDDSNEDIIRDRITEYYTKTAEVAELYKKQGKYAEVIGVGNISEISEKLFAEVEKIK is encoded by the coding sequence ATGATCAATATTGTTCTCTTTGGCCCTCCAGGAAGTGGAAAAGGAACCCAGGCTCAACATCTCATCGAGAAATTCAATCTTAAACAAATTTCTACCGGAGATCTTTTTCGATTTAATATGAAAAATGATACAGAGCTCGGAAAATTAGCAAAATCATACATCGATAAAGGACAATTGGTTCCAGATCAAGTCACAATTGATATGTTAATTGATGAGTTGAGAAAACCGACAGAAACCAATGGATTTATTTTTGACGGATTCCCTAGAACTGCAGTTCAGACAGAAGCCTTGGAAACCATCGTGAAAGAAGAATTGAATTCGGAGATCAGCATCTGTCTATCATTAATTGTAGATGATGCGGTTTTGGTGGAAAGACTTCTGAAAAGAGGAGAAACCAGCGGAAGAACAGACGATTCTAATGAGGACATCATCCGAGATAGGATCACAGAATATTATACAAAAACTGCAGAAGTTGCAGAATTATATAAAAAACAAGGCAAATATGCAGAAGTGATCGGCGTTGGCAACATCTCCGAGATCTCTGAAAAACTTTTTGCTGAAGTAGAAAAAATTAAATAA
- the obgE gene encoding GTPase ObgE gives MSNFVDYVKIHCKSGHGGAGSAHLRREKYIPKGGPDGGDGGRGGHVIMRGNAHEWTLLPLRYTRHIKAERGHNGQKNQLTGAYGEDVYIDVPMGTIARNEEGEIVGEILEDGQEIILMEGGKGGKGNEHFKSSTNQTPRFAQPGMDGQEGFVTFELKLLADVGLVGFPNAGKSTLLSSVSAARPKIADYAFTTLKPNLGIVEWRNYKSFVMADIPGIIEGAAEGKGLGHRFLRHIERNSILLFLIPADSEDHFQEFKILENELKEYNPELLDKDFLLSVSKADLLDDELKREIAAEFPENRQPLFFSGVTGEGLQELKDAIWKKLHG, from the coding sequence ATGTCAAATTTCGTAGATTACGTAAAAATCCACTGTAAAAGCGGTCACGGCGGTGCTGGATCGGCTCACCTTCGTAGAGAAAAATATATCCCGAAAGGTGGTCCGGATGGTGGCGACGGTGGACGTGGTGGTCACGTGATTATGAGAGGAAATGCTCACGAATGGACACTTTTACCATTAAGATATACACGTCACATCAAAGCAGAACGTGGACACAACGGTCAAAAAAACCAATTGACAGGTGCTTACGGCGAGGACGTTTACATCGATGTGCCGATGGGAACAATTGCCAGAAATGAAGAAGGCGAGATCGTAGGCGAAATCCTGGAAGACGGACAAGAAATCATCCTAATGGAAGGTGGAAAGGGTGGAAAAGGAAATGAGCATTTCAAATCCTCTACCAACCAAACCCCAAGATTTGCACAACCCGGAATGGACGGACAGGAAGGTTTCGTGACTTTCGAATTGAAACTGCTTGCTGATGTTGGATTAGTTGGATTCCCGAATGCTGGAAAATCCACACTTCTTTCATCCGTTTCTGCAGCAAGACCAAAGATTGCGGATTATGCTTTCACCACTTTGAAACCAAATCTTGGAATCGTGGAATGGAGAAATTATAAATCTTTCGTAATGGCCGATATTCCTGGAATCATCGAAGGTGCGGCGGAAGGAAAAGGTCTTGGACACAGATTCCTAAGACATATTGAAAGAAACTCAATTCTATTATTTTTAATTCCGGCTGATTCTGAGGATCATTTCCAGGAATTTAAAATTTTGGAGAATGAACTTAAGGAATACAATCCTGAACTTTTGGACAAAGATTTCCTTCTATCCGTTTCGAAAGCTGATCTTTTGGATGATGAATTGAAAAGAGAGATCGCAGCAGAATTCCCGGAAAACAGACAACCATTATTCTTCTCCGGTGTGACTGGCGAAGGACTTCAGGAATTGAAAGATGCCATCTGGAAAAAATTGCACGGATAA
- a CDS encoding DUF6438 domain-containing protein, translating to MKYLFTLMVFLGLMSCNSSQVSKYSAIEYEVGPCFGFCPTYKITIDSNRNAILEAERFNFTEGGSKDDFNKPREGTFKATLSPEDYNKLVVATDAANIKTLNESYIDKQIMDASKVNLRVTFADGTKRDIAMSAGEKPKTLTDLTTLIDEIKQNQKWVKVK from the coding sequence ATGAAATATTTATTCACATTAATGGTTTTTTTAGGATTGATGTCTTGTAACTCATCTCAAGTTTCAAAATATTCTGCAATAGAATATGAAGTTGGCCCTTGTTTCGGATTTTGCCCAACCTACAAAATCACAATTGATTCCAACCGAAATGCAATTTTGGAAGCAGAACGTTTTAATTTTACGGAAGGCGGATCGAAAGATGACTTCAATAAACCAAGAGAAGGCACCTTCAAAGCAACCTTGAGTCCAGAAGATTATAATAAATTGGTGGTTGCGACAGATGCTGCTAATATTAAAACATTAAATGAAAGTTACATCGACAAGCAAATTATGGACGCGTCGAAAGTAAATTTGAGAGTTACTTTTGCTGACGGAACCAAAAGAGACATCGCAATGTCGGCAGGCGAAAAACCAAAAACATTGACCGATCTCACAACGTTGATCGATGAAATTAAGCAAAATCAAAAGTGGGTAAAAGTTAAATAA
- a CDS encoding DEAD/DEAH box helicase — protein MNFDELGLIKPILDALKAQGYEQPTPIQEKAIPSILQGRDLLGSAQTGTGKTAAFAIPILQNLSSAKEPHRNQIKALILTPTRELAIQIEENFQDYGKHLKLKSLVVFGGVKQHAQEQQLKRGVDILIATPGRLLDFISQGIVKLHHLEIFVLDEADRMLDMGFVHDVKKILKLIPAKRQNLFFSATMPKEIAKLASEILINPVRVEVAPVSSTADTIQQSIYFVDNNNKTDLLIHLLEDPKFDQVLVFSRTKHGADKIVKKLHQSNISAEAIHGNKSQNARQNALSNFKSKRTRILVATDIAARGIDIDELKYVVNYELSDVSETYVHRIGRTGRAGSEGTSFSFVDALDLANLRNTEKLIGKKIPVVTDHPFHTDNLVEQKRDSNNKPFTPRPRPNGQRSEKPKNKSNFYRKK, from the coding sequence TTGAATTTTGACGAATTAGGCTTGATCAAGCCAATATTAGACGCCTTAAAAGCGCAAGGTTACGAACAACCTACACCAATACAAGAAAAAGCGATTCCATCTATCCTGCAAGGCAGAGACCTTTTGGGAAGCGCACAGACAGGAACAGGAAAAACAGCGGCATTTGCCATCCCTATTTTACAAAATCTTTCTTCTGCCAAAGAACCACACAGAAATCAGATCAAAGCGTTGATCTTGACACCGACACGTGAATTGGCGATCCAGATCGAAGAAAACTTCCAAGACTACGGAAAACATCTGAAACTGAAATCCCTTGTGGTTTTCGGCGGTGTGAAACAGCACGCACAAGAACAGCAACTTAAAAGAGGCGTTGATATTTTGATCGCGACTCCCGGAAGGTTGTTGGATTTTATTTCCCAAGGCATTGTAAAACTTCATCACTTAGAAATTTTTGTTCTGGATGAGGCGGATAGAATGTTGGATATGGGATTTGTTCACGATGTGAAAAAAATTCTGAAATTGATCCCAGCAAAAAGACAAAACCTTTTCTTCTCTGCAACGATGCCGAAAGAAATCGCAAAGTTGGCTTCTGAGATCTTGATCAATCCGGTAAGAGTTGAAGTAGCTCCGGTTTCTTCTACTGCTGACACGATCCAGCAAAGTATTTATTTTGTTGATAATAACAACAAGACCGATCTTTTGATCCACCTTTTGGAAGATCCGAAATTCGATCAGGTTTTGGTTTTCTCGAGAACAAAACACGGCGCAGATAAGATTGTAAAGAAATTGCATCAGTCCAATATTTCTGCAGAAGCGATCCACGGAAACAAGTCTCAGAATGCAAGACAGAACGCACTTTCCAACTTCAAATCAAAAAGAACAAGAATCTTGGTAGCGACAGACATCGCAGCGAGAGGTATTGATATTGATGAGTTGAAATACGTTGTGAATTACGAATTGTCCGACGTTTCCGAAACTTACGTTCACAGAATCGGAAGAACGGGAAGAGCAGGATCAGAAGGAACTTCTTTCTCATTCGTAGATGCTTTGGATCTTGCGAATCTTAGAAATACCGAGAAACTGATCGGGAAGAAAATCCCTGTTGTAACGGATCATCCTTTTCACACAGACAATCTTGTGGAACAGAAGAGAGACAGCAACAACAAGCCTTTCACACCGAGACCAAGACCAAACGGTCAACGCTCCGAAAAGCCTAAGAATAAAAGTAATTTCTACAGAAAAAAATAA
- a CDS encoding TatD family hydrolase, translating to MIDTHTHLYSEQFDEDRTEMIQRALDKGVEKFFLPAIDSETHQKMLLLETEYPGKIFSMMGLHPCSVQPDSWENELNLVQNYLSQRDFVGIGEIGIDLYWDKSTLDIQVKAFEQQIDWAIEKDIPIVIHSRESFDETFEVLERKKHPKLRGIFHCFSGNLEQAKQAIDLQFFLGIGGVVTFKNGKIDQFLNQIPLDKIVLETDSPYLAPVPFRGKRNESSYVELVAGKLVDIYGKDFSEIERITTENANKIFSTLD from the coding sequence ATGATAGACACACACACACATTTATACTCCGAACAATTTGATGAAGACCGCACAGAGATGATCCAGCGGGCTTTGGACAAAGGCGTGGAGAAATTCTTCCTTCCGGCAATTGACTCCGAAACACATCAGAAAATGCTCCTCCTCGAAACCGAATATCCTGGGAAAATTTTTTCGATGATGGGATTGCATCCTTGCTCCGTACAGCCAGATTCTTGGGAAAACGAATTGAATCTCGTTCAGAATTATCTTTCTCAGCGCGACTTTGTGGGCATAGGCGAAATTGGGATCGATCTGTATTGGGACAAATCGACTTTGGATATTCAGGTCAAAGCTTTCGAACAGCAGATCGATTGGGCGATTGAAAAAGATATTCCAATTGTGATCCATTCCAGAGAAAGTTTTGATGAGACTTTTGAAGTTTTGGAGCGAAAGAAACATCCGAAATTACGAGGAATTTTCCATTGTTTTTCAGGAAATCTGGAACAGGCGAAACAAGCTATCGACCTTCAATTTTTTTTAGGAATCGGAGGTGTAGTGACATTTAAAAATGGAAAGATCGATCAGTTCTTGAATCAAATTCCATTAGACAAAATCGTTCTGGAAACAGATTCACCTTATTTGGCGCCAGTTCCGTTCCGAGGAAAACGAAACGAAAGTTCTTACGTAGAATTGGTCGCTGGAAAGTTGGTTGATATTTACGGAAAAGACTTTTCTGAGATTGAAAGGATCACCACTGAAAATGCCAATAAAATTTTTAGTACTTTAGACTAA
- a CDS encoding GSCFA domain-containing protein yields the protein MKFRTEVDINASERKIGTDDCIFTIGSCFATEMHDKFSEGQIQSLNNPFGTIFNPYSINNAIQQIYDAKEYQESDLILANESYISLDHHSSFDSWFAKQSLEHINKNIEEANQFLQNTSFVIITFGTSYIYEFLPKKKLVANCHKIPQKFFEKRFLSNQELTESINQTIDTLKDICKKDVQILFTVSPVRHTKDGIVENQLSKSKLIMAIHESISGKENCHYLPIYELMMDDLRDYRFYKEDMIHPNSQAVQYIWEKFGNAYFTDETKLFINENNKILTALNHKTADEKNPKYQEFLEKINQKIRDQQKKVKHKIFG from the coding sequence ATGAAATTCAGAACAGAAGTAGATATTAATGCAAGTGAGAGAAAAATCGGGACAGATGATTGCATCTTCACCATAGGATCGTGTTTTGCGACGGAGATGCACGATAAATTTTCTGAAGGCCAGATCCAATCTTTGAACAATCCATTTGGGACAATCTTCAATCCGTATTCGATCAATAATGCGATCCAGCAGATCTATGATGCGAAGGAATATCAGGAAAGTGATTTGATCTTGGCCAATGAAAGTTATATCAGTCTCGATCATCATTCATCTTTCGATTCGTGGTTTGCGAAACAATCGTTGGAGCATATCAACAAAAATATAGAGGAAGCGAATCAGTTTTTGCAGAACACGAGTTTTGTAATTATCACATTTGGAACGTCTTACATTTATGAATTTCTTCCAAAGAAAAAGCTGGTTGCCAACTGTCACAAGATTCCACAGAAGTTTTTCGAGAAACGATTTTTATCCAATCAGGAATTGACGGAATCCATCAATCAAACTATTGATACTCTGAAAGATATTTGTAAAAAAGATGTGCAGATCCTGTTCACGGTTTCGCCCGTTCGTCACACCAAAGATGGGATTGTCGAAAATCAGTTAAGTAAATCAAAATTGATAATGGCCATTCACGAATCGATTTCTGGAAAAGAAAATTGCCATTATCTTCCAATCTACGAATTGATGATGGATGATCTCCGTGATTACAGATTTTACAAGGAAGATATGATCCACCCGAATTCTCAGGCTGTTCAATACATTTGGGAAAAATTCGGGAATGCTTATTTCACCGATGAGACCAAGCTTTTCATTAATGAAAATAATAAGATCCTCACTGCGCTGAATCACAAAACAGCAGATGAGAAGAATCCAAAATATCAGGAATTCTTAGAAAAAATCAATCAAAAGATCCGTGATCAGCAGAAGAAAGTAAAACACAAAATATTCGGTTGA
- a CDS encoding polyprenyl synthetase family protein has translation MEFLDQYQKIVADAIEKHTFTNKPDELYHPMNYIISHGGKRLRPIMLLMACDLFQGDLEKALKPSLAIEFFHNFTLIHDDIMDEAPLRRNKPTIHTLHGINVGILSGDALLIKAYQFFEDLEPELFKKCIKIFSETGAVLCEGQQFDINFENMSNVSYDDYIQMITFKTGVLSASSFQIGALIAGASAEDAEAMYNFGKHIGIAFQIMDDYLDVFGNQEQFGKKHAGDIYENKKTILYLLALEHANPEELSELNYWYSKKTDNVDKVYSVEKIFRRTKVDDKVLRLIQKHNEIGQSYLDQINLPDEKKLPFRELANYLLRRES, from the coding sequence ATGGAATTCCTAGATCAGTATCAGAAAATTGTAGCAGACGCTATCGAAAAACATACGTTTACCAACAAACCAGACGAGTTGTACCACCCGATGAATTACATCATTTCTCACGGTGGAAAGAGGCTTCGTCCAATCATGTTGCTAATGGCCTGCGATCTTTTCCAAGGCGATTTGGAAAAAGCTTTGAAACCATCTTTGGCCATCGAGTTTTTCCACAATTTTACCTTGATCCACGATGATATTATGGACGAAGCCCCATTGAGGAGAAATAAACCAACAATCCATACTCTCCACGGAATCAATGTTGGGATTCTTTCCGGAGATGCTTTATTGATCAAAGCGTATCAATTCTTCGAAGATCTGGAACCGGAATTATTCAAAAAGTGTATCAAAATATTTTCTGAAACTGGCGCTGTTCTTTGCGAAGGTCAGCAGTTTGATATCAATTTTGAGAATATGTCGAATGTCTCTTATGACGATTACATCCAAATGATCACCTTCAAAACTGGTGTTCTGAGTGCCTCATCTTTTCAGATCGGGGCGTTGATCGCTGGAGCGTCAGCAGAAGATGCAGAAGCGATGTACAACTTCGGAAAGCACATCGGGATCGCTTTCCAAATTATGGATGATTATCTGGATGTTTTCGGAAATCAGGAACAATTTGGGAAGAAACACGCGGGTGATATTTATGAGAATAAAAAAACCATTCTTTATCTTTTAGCCCTAGAGCACGCCAATCCAGAGGAATTATCTGAACTGAATTATTGGTATTCCAAAAAAACTGACAATGTTGACAAAGTTTACAGCGTTGAGAAGATTTTCCGTAGAACAAAAGTGGATGACAAAGTTCTAAGACTGATCCAAAAACATAACGAGATTGGTCAAAGTTATCTTGATCAGATCAATCTTCCAGACGAGAAGAAATTGCCATTCCGAGAACTGGCAAATTATCTTTTGAGAAGAGAATCTTAA
- a CDS encoding serine hydrolase yields MKKIYFFLIFNIFGFASAQNSDYKKSVDSLMDYLTKENSFLGNIELRKGNEIVYEYNSNPLEPKNGQYRIGSITKIFTAIVIFQLIEENKLTLDTKLIDFYPDIKNAKDITIENLLSHTSGIFNFTAWENYYSTRNQKFSKAQILEIINNGKPEFKPKKDCVYSNSNYTLLGYIIEDLTKKSYTVNVKERIIDKIDLKHTFVAESEQDVNNIKSYLFNGEDWYEDMSSNPSLPFSAGAIVSSTSDLNQLMNQLFHGDLVSKKSLSTMQTLKNKTIGHGFFAAPFYDKICWGHTGRIDEFKSATFYFPAEDLYLSILTNGSRGNLNDVTVGLLSKYYGKKYSYPTFYHSEIYEPKALVFTGTYRAKLAGLITIGEFEITEAKNGYLFMSELQDGKTGERALLERIDANTLYLRSAKGKLIFTLENDKVKKLILEQGKMSIKCKKIK; encoded by the coding sequence ATGAAAAAAATCTACTTCTTTCTCATCTTTAATATTTTTGGTTTTGCCTCTGCACAAAATTCAGATTACAAAAAATCGGTCGATAGTTTGATGGATTATCTCACAAAGGAAAATTCTTTTCTCGGAAACATAGAGCTGAGAAAAGGAAATGAGATTGTCTATGAATATAATTCTAATCCGCTTGAACCAAAAAATGGACAATATAGAATTGGTTCTATCACAAAAATTTTTACAGCGATTGTGATTTTTCAGTTGATAGAAGAAAACAAGTTGACACTGGATACTAAATTAATCGATTTCTATCCGGATATCAAAAATGCGAAAGATATAACGATAGAAAATCTGTTGTCGCACACCAGTGGGATTTTCAATTTTACAGCTTGGGAAAATTACTACTCAACACGGAATCAAAAATTTTCTAAAGCACAAATTCTAGAGATTATCAACAACGGAAAGCCTGAGTTCAAACCAAAAAAAGATTGTGTCTACAGCAATTCCAATTATACTTTGCTCGGCTACATCATCGAAGATCTGACCAAAAAAAGTTATACTGTAAATGTCAAGGAAAGAATTATAGACAAAATTGATTTGAAGCATACTTTTGTAGCGGAAAGCGAGCAAGATGTTAATAATATAAAATCTTACTTGTTCAACGGAGAAGATTGGTATGAGGATATGAGCTCCAATCCTAGCCTTCCTTTTTCTGCTGGTGCCATAGTCTCTAGCACAAGCGATTTGAATCAATTGATGAATCAGCTGTTCCACGGTGATTTGGTCTCAAAAAAATCTCTTTCTACAATGCAAACTTTGAAAAATAAAACTATCGGTCACGGCTTTTTCGCAGCACCGTTTTATGATAAAATTTGTTGGGGACATACTGGTAGGATTGACGAGTTTAAGAGCGCAACGTTTTATTTTCCCGCAGAAGATTTGTATTTGTCCATATTGACAAATGGTTCCAGAGGAAATCTGAATGATGTTACAGTTGGTTTGCTCTCCAAATATTATGGCAAAAAATATTCTTATCCAACATTTTACCACTCAGAAATCTACGAGCCCAAGGCCTTAGTTTTTACAGGCACATACAGGGCAAAATTAGCAGGATTGATTACTATTGGGGAATTTGAAATCACGGAGGCAAAGAACGGTTATTTGTTTATGAGTGAACTGCAGGATGGAAAAACAGGAGAGCGAGCCTTGCTAGAAAGGATAGATGCCAACACTCTATACCTCAGAAGTGCAAAAGGAAAACTGATTTTCACGCTAGAAAATGACAAAGTGAAAAAACTGATTTTGGAGCAAGGCAAAATGTCCATAAAATGTAAAAAGATAAAATGA
- a CDS encoding histidine kinase: MGLLKDYNLLRLLLNFLFTGFILFASVDNNDKNLPVVFILIYNVLLFLPAWINNFLLLRNLQRNKKLERYLVSLLVVFILATIATGKYLQWLYTRFNTTELADFTPFAVTSSAPKIIENYQYYFDAFPAVIMVMSALAIGYSVQRFLLKIKNEKQIETQQAIAELSLLKSQISPHFLFNVLNSLYALALKKSEKTPDVILKLSDILRYSLYETQEKEISVTNEIHILNTYIEIEKLRMPASASITFHHENVKDSMKIAPMLILPLIENAFKHGTDSTIGNSYIRATLSCDDNSLIFICENSFKESAKKDVGGIGIENIRKRLQLIYPSKHRFEIDKNKDIFTVNLEIKF, encoded by the coding sequence ATGGGATTATTAAAAGATTATAATTTACTTCGGCTATTGCTAAACTTCCTATTTACAGGGTTTATATTGTTTGCCTCAGTAGATAATAATGATAAAAATCTGCCAGTAGTTTTTATTTTGATCTACAATGTATTGCTTTTTTTGCCAGCTTGGATCAACAATTTTTTGCTTCTTAGAAATCTCCAGCGCAATAAAAAATTAGAACGATATTTAGTCTCGTTACTAGTTGTTTTTATTCTTGCGACAATTGCAACCGGAAAATACTTGCAGTGGCTTTATACTCGATTCAACACCACAGAATTGGCAGATTTTACGCCATTTGCAGTGACTTCTTCTGCGCCAAAAATCATTGAAAATTATCAATACTATTTTGATGCTTTTCCAGCGGTCATCATGGTAATGTCTGCTTTGGCAATAGGCTATTCTGTACAACGTTTTTTACTGAAAATCAAAAACGAAAAGCAGATAGAAACCCAGCAAGCCATTGCTGAACTTAGTCTATTGAAATCTCAAATCAGTCCTCATTTTCTCTTCAATGTCTTGAACAGTTTGTACGCATTAGCACTTAAAAAATCCGAAAAAACGCCAGATGTAATTTTAAAATTATCTGATATTTTGAGATATTCTCTCTATGAAACTCAGGAAAAAGAAATCTCTGTTACCAACGAAATTCATATTTTGAATACTTACATTGAGATTGAAAAACTAAGAATGCCAGCAAGCGCAAGCATCACTTTTCATCATGAAAATGTAAAAGACTCGATGAAAATTGCGCCGATGCTCATATTGCCTTTGATAGAAAACGCTTTCAAACACGGAACAGATTCTACGATTGGCAATTCTTACATCCGTGCCACTTTGAGTTGCGATGATAATAGCCTTATATTTATTTGTGAAAACAGTTTCAAAGAGTCGGCAAAGAAAGATGTTGGAGGTATTGGAATTGAAAATATCCGTAAACGATTGCAATTGATTTATCCTTCAAAACATCGATTTGAAATTGATAAAAACAAAGACATCTTCACGGTAAATCTTGAAATAAAATTTTAG
- a CDS encoding LytTR family DNA-binding domain-containing protein encodes MKKIRCLVVDDEKLAQEVLTHHISKFDILKLEGVFNNVFELIAFLNKDKNIDLIFLDIKMPEIKGTDFVEMFNNPPAIIYTTAYNQYALNAFDQSALDYLLKPISLDRFSKSIQKAIQFLTPKLDLASIINENSNDSFYAKSDKRLVKINPAELIYIEGMRNYICLHTETDKIIVHGTLASIEENLKEQNFICRVHKSFFVNLNKINYLEQNVILLSNKKSIPIGLSYREQVYKKLKIK; translated from the coding sequence ATGAAAAAAATAAGATGTTTAGTTGTTGATGATGAGAAGCTGGCCCAGGAAGTTCTGACACATCATATTTCAAAATTTGATATTCTAAAGTTAGAAGGCGTTTTCAACAACGTTTTTGAACTCATTGCTTTTTTAAATAAAGACAAAAACATCGATTTGATTTTTTTGGACATCAAAATGCCCGAAATCAAAGGGACTGATTTTGTCGAAATGTTCAACAATCCTCCTGCTATAATTTACACCACAGCTTACAATCAATATGCTTTGAATGCTTTTGACCAAAGTGCTTTAGATTATTTATTAAAGCCTATTTCGCTTGACCGCTTTTCTAAAAGTATTCAGAAAGCAATTCAATTCTTAACACCAAAACTAGATTTAGCTTCCATAATAAATGAAAATTCTAATGACAGTTTCTATGCGAAAAGTGATAAACGCTTGGTAAAAATAAATCCCGCTGAATTGATTTACATAGAAGGAATGCGAAATTATATTTGTTTGCATACTGAAACAGATAAAATAATAGTGCACGGAACTTTGGCTTCCATTGAGGAAAACTTGAAGGAGCAAAATTTTATCTGCAGGGTACACAAATCGTTTTTTGTCAACCTTAATAAAATCAACTATCTGGAACAAAATGTCATTTTATTAAGCAATAAAAAAAGTATTCCAATAGGATTAAGCTATCGCGAGCAGGTTTACAAAAAATTGAAAATTAAATAA
- a CDS encoding inorganic phosphate transporter, with the protein MEFPILLIVIIALALIFDYINGFHDAANSIATIVSTKVLTPFQAVLWAAFWNFAAFFIAAYVVGEFKIGNTIAKTVDENFITLEVIFAGLIAAIAWNLLTWWFGIPSSSSHTLIGGFIGAALMHALITDYHVIAITHPDYSFFEKAYQAFVQLFTQNVVKYKVVIPIFLFIFMAPLIGMAISIIITLIIVNICKRANPHKAERVFKKLQLVSSALFSLGHGTNDAQKVMGIIGAAMIYFHVNMMKDPLYLNIPEADRFNFFAEHYLWVPVVSFLAIALGTMSGGWKIIKTMGTRITKVTPLEGVAAETAGAITLFITEQLRIPVSTTHTVTGAIIGVGLTKRVSAVRWGITVSLLWAWILTIPISAIVAGITYLLFILVF; encoded by the coding sequence ATGGAATTTCCAATTCTACTAATTGTCATTATCGCTCTCGCGCTGATATTTGATTATATTAATGGTTTTCACGATGCAGCCAACTCTATCGCAACCATTGTTTCTACAAAAGTACTGACGCCTTTTCAAGCTGTTCTTTGGGCAGCATTCTGGAATTTTGCCGCGTTTTTCATAGCTGCTTACGTTGTAGGCGAATTTAAGATTGGTAACACGATTGCCAAGACAGTGGATGAGAACTTCATCACGCTGGAGGTTATTTTTGCAGGGCTTATCGCTGCGATTGCGTGGAATCTATTGACGTGGTGGTTCGGGATTCCGTCCTCATCATCTCACACTTTGATCGGTGGATTTATCGGAGCTGCATTGATGCACGCTTTGATCACCGATTATCATGTCATCGCCATCACACATCCAGATTATTCTTTCTTCGAAAAGGCCTACCAAGCATTTGTGCAGCTCTTTACGCAGAATGTTGTGAAGTACAAAGTGGTGATCCCAATTTTCCTATTCATCTTTATGGCGCCGCTTATCGGTATGGCGATCTCGATCATCATTACTTTGATCATCGTTAATATCTGTAAAAGAGCAAATCCACATAAGGCGGAACGTGTTTTCAAGAAATTACAGTTGGTTTCTTCTGCATTATTCAGTCTTGGACACGGGACCAATGATGCGCAAAAAGTAATGGGAATCATTGGAGCAGCGATGATCTATTTCCACGTGAATATGATGAAAGATCCTTTGTATCTGAACATTCCGGAAGCTGACCGTTTTAATTTCTTTGCAGAGCATTACCTTTGGGTACCAGTTGTATCTTTCTTAGCTATCGCTTTGGGTACAATGAGTGGTGGTTGGAAGATCATCAAGACGATGGGAACTAGAATCACGAAAGTAACGCCATTGGAAGGTGTAGCTGCGGAAACAGCAGGTGCTATCACGCTTTTCATCACAGAACAATTGAGGATTCCAGTTTCTACGACACACACTGTTACAGGTGCCATCATCGGGGTTGGATTGACTAAAAGGGTTTCGGCTGTAAGATGGGGAATTACCGTAAGTTTGCTTTGGGCTTGGATCCTTACAATTCCGATCAGCGCCATCGTTGCAGGAATTACTTATCTGCTTTTTATATTGGTATTTTAA